In Carya illinoinensis cultivar Pawnee chromosome 7, C.illinoinensisPawnee_v1, whole genome shotgun sequence, the following are encoded in one genomic region:
- the LOC122315278 gene encoding vesicle-associated protein 2-2 — protein MSTKLLEIQPKELKFTVELKKHSSCSVRLVNNTEHSVAFKVKTTSPKKYSVRPNVGIVLPKSTYDFTVTMQAQRTAPPDMECKDKFLIQSTIVPLGTTDEHIMSSMFTKDGGKHIEENKLRVMLVSPPHSPALSPINRVVKQGLDQEDSQLENQALGRVKTLKMVAMAVDESELVNDKVQKQENDVELKTVTDAEQKPAKVAGQKPAKVAELKPAKDLEYEPEKDAEFGLAEDEVLNSVKMVENLNIVKDIEEMKSKLEFLGLKLREAEDTIYKLTEERKSSIQDIEDLKEKLAELSRIGIKRIQVGFPLLFVCMVALISVLVGYLLHP, from the exons ATGAGTACAAAACTTTTGGAAATTCAACCGAAGGAACTCAAATTTACGG TTGAATTGAAAAAGCATAGCTCATGCTCAGTTCGACTTGTCAATAACACCGAACACTCTGTTGCATTTAAG GTTAAAACTACGTCACCTAAGAAGTATAGTGTGCGTCCAAATGTAGGCATTGTTTTGCCAAAGTCAACCTATGATTTTACAG TTACAATGCAAGCTCAACGGACAGCTCCACCTGATATGGAGTGCAAAGACAAGTTCTTGATCCAAAGTACAATAGTTCCTTTGGGAACAACTGATGAGCACATCATGTCTAGCATG TTCACTAAGGATGGTGGGAAGCACATTGAAGAGAACAAGCTGAGAGTGATGCTCGTTAGCCCACCCCATTCACCGGCACTATCACCAATTAATAGAGTGGTAAAACAGGGGCTGGATCAGGAAGATTCACAGCTGGAAAATCAAGCTTTGGGTAGAGTCAAAACACTGAAAATG GTTGCTATGGCTGTAGACGAGTCTGAATTGGTTAATGACAAGGTGCAAAAGCAAGAAAATGATGTGGAGTTGAAAACAGTGACGGATGCAGAACAGAAGCCAGCGAAGGTTGCAGGACAGAAGCCAGCAAAAGTTGCAGAACTGAAGCCCGCAAAGGATCTAGAATATGAACCAGAAAAGGATGCAGAGTTTGGTCTGGCAGAAGATGAGGTGTTAAACTCTGTAAAGATGGTAGAGAATTTGAATATAGTTAAAGATATTGAGGAGATGAAGTCAAAATTAGAATTTCTTGGATTGAAGCTAAGGGAG GCTGAAGATACTATTTATAAGCTAACAGAGGAGAGGAAATCAAGCATTCAAGATATAGAAGACTTGAAGGAGAAACTT GCAGAGTTGAGCAGAATAGGAATAAAAAGAATTCAAGTCGGGTTTCCTCTTCTATTTGTTTGTATGGTGGCACTTATCAGTGTTTTGGTTGGATACCTTTTACATCCTTAA
- the LOC122315279 gene encoding trafficking protein particle complex subunit 6B, producing the protein MGREVSESCVDSLLTEMVSSYCDRFYANKPELAARRIEAIGFQVGHQLSERYTMERPRFSDNLEAIKFICKDFWSELFKKQIDNLKTNHKGTFVLQDNRFRWLARMSIDPSSEDGDLSQDNSAPVTENKAAQATSMHLYFPCGIIRGALSNLGIPCAVSADISSLPACSFVVRIKA; encoded by the exons ATGGGGAGGGAGGTCTCAGAGAGCTGCGTTGATAGTCTACTCACCGAAATGGTGTCATCGTACTGCGATCGGTTCTACGCTAATAAGCCTGAACTCGCCGCCCGTCGGATCGAGGCCATTGGCTTCCAGGTCGGCCACCAGCTCTCCGAACG ATATACCATGGAGCGACCTCGATTCAGTGATAATCTCGAGGCAATCAAGTTTATCTGCAAGGACTTCTGGTCAGAGCTTTTCAAGAAGCAAATAGACAACTTAAAGACCAATCATAAA GGTACCTTTGTGTTGCAAGATAATCGGTTTCGTTGGCTTGCACGCATGTCAATTGACCCATCTTCTGAAGATGGAGATTTATCTCAAGATAATTCTGCACCTGTGACTGAAAACAAGGCAGCACAGGCTACAAGCATGCATCTGTATTTCCCATGTGGAATTATAAGGGGGGCTCTTTCAAATTTGGGAATTCCTTGTGCAGTTTCTGCGGATATATCTAGCCTTCCTGCAT GTTCATTTGTAGTTCGCATAAAGGCCTGA